A genomic segment from Thiomicrorhabdus aquaedulcis encodes:
- a CDS encoding beta (1-6) glucans synthase: MKNFVSLLFVSIGLFLVWFWLGQPHAVIEVERPGKMQSISYAPFDKHQSPLNGDFVLTPGRIQTDLALLAQDFETIRTYSVTGLEEIPQVARQHGLKVYLGAWVSRDPINTQTELDALVTLARANPDVVKGLVIGNETLLRGEVTAEQLIGYIRQVKQQLPDLPITYADVWEYWLKNPQLAQEVDFVTIHILPYWEDDPINVHHAIEHLANVRQEVEHILGNKPLLIGETGWPSQGRWREEAIPSRANQAQFMREFINLAIEKNWNYNLIEAFDQPWKRANEGTVGGYWGLWDADRNNKDILHGAVTNHPNWLLYAGLSTVLFAVLLLTNIKPVKRAHLSTAQQIAITAFMGIIAFLWIYQAQVYWLAQRNIFEWLGAGFVLFVAGVLSIHALQKLISRSPSTSLDLSTFLIQVKPQASWTFVTSASLMTILALLILITSVLGFVFDGRYGNFNNASVALLVGSLAVLYWPTRTYAIKHAQLGLEASLSVLIIISLGIVLWIETLTNWQANQWVVWMALLAWLLLPALRSVKLSIVIKPWFIMALVLGLWWLVRVYLLQNQALTLSCQTGAEGLLCDLSSQLGLAIHHRVLGWVALAFAVFALWRASQWPALVALAVSLGALALYNSQLGSIAFVIALLAWYRVNAQPSLAKA, from the coding sequence GTGAAAAATTTTGTTAGCCTGCTGTTTGTGAGTATAGGACTGTTTTTAGTCTGGTTTTGGCTCGGCCAGCCCCACGCCGTGATTGAGGTAGAGCGACCAGGCAAAATGCAATCCATTTCATATGCACCGTTTGACAAACATCAATCACCTCTCAATGGCGATTTTGTTCTAACGCCTGGGCGCATTCAAACAGACCTGGCTTTATTGGCGCAAGACTTTGAAACCATACGAACTTATTCGGTTACTGGACTAGAAGAGATTCCACAAGTAGCACGTCAACATGGCCTCAAAGTCTATTTAGGAGCGTGGGTTAGTCGCGACCCCATTAACACCCAAACCGAATTGGACGCGTTAGTTACTCTAGCGCGTGCCAATCCCGATGTGGTGAAAGGTCTGGTCATTGGCAACGAAACCTTGTTACGTGGCGAAGTAACCGCCGAACAACTGATTGGCTACATTCGCCAAGTTAAACAACAACTGCCTGACCTGCCTATTACCTACGCCGATGTATGGGAATACTGGCTCAAAAACCCACAGCTGGCTCAAGAAGTTGACTTTGTCACCATTCATATTTTGCCTTATTGGGAAGATGACCCAATCAACGTCCATCATGCCATTGAACACTTGGCCAATGTTCGCCAAGAAGTTGAGCATATTTTAGGCAATAAGCCACTACTAATTGGCGAAACCGGATGGCCAAGTCAAGGGCGTTGGCGTGAAGAGGCTATTCCAAGCCGCGCTAATCAAGCGCAATTTATGCGTGAGTTTATTAACTTAGCCATTGAGAAAAACTGGAATTACAATTTAATAGAAGCGTTTGACCAACCTTGGAAACGCGCCAACGAAGGTACCGTTGGCGGTTACTGGGGCTTATGGGACGCAGACCGAAATAACAAAGACATTTTACACGGCGCGGTAACCAATCACCCTAATTGGTTACTATACGCCGGACTGAGCACCGTGCTATTTGCAGTGCTGTTACTTACTAACATAAAGCCCGTTAAACGCGCTCACCTTAGCACAGCCCAACAGATTGCCATCACCGCTTTTATGGGCATTATTGCGTTTTTATGGATTTACCAAGCGCAGGTATATTGGTTGGCGCAACGCAATATATTTGAATGGCTTGGCGCTGGTTTTGTCTTGTTTGTGGCGGGGGTTTTAAGCATTCATGCCCTGCAAAAACTGATAAGCCGTAGCCCTTCTACCTCATTAGACTTAAGCACATTTTTAATTCAAGTTAAACCCCAAGCTTCGTGGACGTTTGTAACATCCGCAAGCCTAATGACTATTTTAGCCCTGCTGATTTTAATTACATCGGTATTAGGTTTTGTATTTGACGGACGTTATGGCAACTTTAATAACGCCTCGGTAGCTTTATTGGTGGGCAGTTTAGCGGTGTTATATTGGCCTACTCGAACTTACGCCATCAAGCACGCACAATTAGGATTAGAAGCCAGTTTAAGCGTTCTCATTATTATCAGCCTAGGCATCGTGCTGTGGATTGAAACGCTAACCAACTGGCAAGCAAATCAATGGGTGGTTTGGATGGCGCTACTGGCTTGGCTACTGTTGCCCGCCTTACGCAGTGTAAAGCTAAGCATTGTTATAAAACCTTGGTTCATCATGGCCTTAGTATTAGGACTTTGGTGGTTAGTGCGCGTGTATTTATTGCAAAACCAGGCATTAACCCTTAGTTGTCAAACCGGTGCAGAAGGACTGCTGTGCGATCTTTCAAGTCAACTTGGTTTGGCCATACACCACAGAGTATTAGGCTGGGTTGCCTTAGCATTTGCTGTGTTTGCACTGTGGCGTGCATCGCAATGGCCGGCTTTAGTTGCTTTGGCCGTAAGTTTAGGCGCATTGGCCTTGTACAACAGTCAACTGGGTTCTATCGCTTTTGTTATAGCATTATTAGCCTGGTATCGCGTCAACGCTCAACCGTCACTGGCCAAGGCGTAA
- a CDS encoding MlaE family ABC transporter permease yields MQPHIEFEQTAHGLRCVLSGDWTLAHLTSITAITWPTLSSPIELNGAKLERLDTSGAWALLRVLANLSCSSSPSSVLDCVQWKNVRPQHQAILDLVQTHLPQSQMTLEEPKHYPLYRLGRWTLERLHDLKGMLYFIGSLTLEFGRLIAAPHRFRTKEFTNQVEEVLIYALPLAFSMMFLLGIVFSYLLGLQAKQYGANIFVVDGSVLALCRELSPVIVAILVAGRSGAAMTAQLGTMKVYEEIDAMSVLGLSPMAVLVIPRILALLIALPLLVFVGDIAGVLGSMLVAAQQLDITPVVFLNRLSEVFEMKTLLIGLLKAPVFAIFIAVIACYMGLNVAKDARSIGLNTTATVVQSIVAVILINAIIAITLVKLGI; encoded by the coding sequence ATGCAGCCGCACATTGAATTTGAGCAAACCGCTCATGGGTTGCGCTGTGTATTAAGCGGTGATTGGACGCTGGCGCACTTAACGTCCATAACCGCTATTACTTGGCCAACGTTGAGCTCACCCATTGAGCTGAACGGTGCTAAATTGGAACGTTTAGACACCAGTGGCGCGTGGGCGTTATTGCGGGTTTTGGCTAATTTGTCTTGCTCATCCAGTCCATCAAGCGTGCTTGATTGCGTGCAATGGAAAAATGTTAGGCCGCAACATCAAGCTATTTTAGACTTGGTGCAAACTCATTTACCACAAAGCCAAATGACTCTTGAAGAGCCAAAGCATTACCCATTATATCGTTTGGGTCGTTGGACGCTTGAACGGTTACACGACTTAAAAGGCATGCTGTATTTTATTGGCAGTTTAACGCTTGAGTTTGGGCGTTTAATAGCCGCTCCCCATAGATTTAGAACCAAAGAATTTACCAATCAAGTAGAAGAAGTGCTTATATACGCGTTGCCTTTGGCGTTTTCTATGATGTTTTTACTGGGCATTGTGTTTAGTTATTTACTAGGATTACAAGCCAAACAGTATGGTGCCAATATTTTTGTGGTCGACGGCTCGGTCTTGGCCTTGTGCCGGGAACTTAGCCCGGTGATTGTGGCGATTTTGGTCGCAGGGCGTTCCGGAGCCGCTATGACCGCGCAATTGGGTACCATGAAAGTGTACGAAGAAATTGATGCTATGAGCGTACTGGGATTGTCGCCCATGGCCGTGTTAGTGATACCGCGTATTTTGGCACTGCTTATTGCTTTGCCATTATTGGTGTTTGTAGGTGACATAGCGGGTGTGCTAGGCAGTATGTTAGTGGCGGCTCAGCAGTTAGACATAACCCCCGTGGTGTTTCTTAATCGGTTAAGCGAAGTGTTTGAGATGAAAACCTTACTCATCGGTTTATTAAAAGCGCCAGTGTTTGCTATTTTTATTGCAGTTATTGCCTGTTACATGGGGCTAAATGTGGCTAAAGACGCACGCAGCATTGGCTTAAACACCACCGCCACCGTGGTACAAAGCATTGTGGCAGTGATTTTAATTAACGCAATTATTGCTATTACGCTTGTAAAGCTTGGAATTTAA
- a CDS encoding ABC transporter ATP-binding protein codes for MNEVHNSQSIDDALTLINVNQLVTRFGKNTVHESVSFTVKRGEVVALIGGSGTGKSVLLREMVGLLRPTQGTVSLFNQAIWQANSQELSALRQRFGMLFQDGALFSSISVERNVATPLFEHTQIGQEDCLQLARLKLALVGLPASAAQKMPNELSGGMRKRVALARAMALDPELLFLDEPTSGLDPISARAFDDLVRTLADNLGLTVFLVTHDLDTLLGIVDRVIVLSAGKVLGDGTVDDIRRISDPWLTQYFNSRSDLEH; via the coding sequence ATGAACGAAGTTCATAACAGTCAATCCATCGACGATGCACTTACGTTAATTAACGTCAATCAATTAGTAACTCGTTTTGGCAAAAATACCGTTCATGAGAGTGTGAGTTTTACGGTAAAACGTGGCGAGGTCGTGGCGTTAATTGGTGGCAGTGGTACGGGTAAATCGGTGTTATTGCGCGAGATGGTGGGATTGCTTAGACCCACTCAAGGCACGGTATCTTTGTTTAACCAAGCTATTTGGCAAGCCAATTCTCAAGAGCTTAGCGCCTTACGTCAACGATTTGGTATGTTGTTTCAAGACGGAGCGCTGTTTTCTTCCATAAGTGTGGAACGCAACGTGGCTACACCCTTGTTTGAGCATACTCAAATCGGTCAAGAGGATTGTTTGCAGTTGGCGCGTTTAAAATTGGCGCTGGTAGGTTTACCCGCGTCAGCCGCGCAAAAAATGCCCAATGAATTGTCGGGAGGCATGCGCAAACGAGTTGCTTTGGCGCGCGCCATGGCGCTTGATCCAGAATTACTATTTTTAGATGAGCCTACCTCGGGGCTTGATCCTATTTCGGCGCGGGCATTTGATGACTTAGTGCGAACATTGGCTGACAACTTAGGTTTAACGGTGTTTTTAGTCACTCATGATTTAGATACTTTGTTGGGCATTGTCGATCGAGTGATTGTGTTGTCGGCCGGTAAGGTCTTGGGTGATGGCACTGTGGATGACATCAGACGCATATCTGACCCTTGGTTAACGCAATATTTTAATTCGCGCAGTGATTTAGAGCATTAA
- a CDS encoding MlaD family protein, which yields MENEARYAVVGGIVLLLLALLAGTVVWLMGGTDKTEYRYYSIYFHKQSMDGLDAKSAVKLRGVKVGDVTEFTFVKGSKEAVRVNIKVDANTPVHSDTTAVINRNLITGIAMVELNNTDVQSPLLTNVADGELYPLIQEGSSDLEKVATDATKVVQSSSEMLDKINLMLNDQNRDAVTQILLNTATFSGQLVQQQDALASTLNSFERAATQINQTAISLKNTTERLESKFTQVGVQSQATLQQVSSSFMEIQQQSTALSLELQTLSRSAQFQLKLMATDVHDVSDALTTTGQRYANPRALLLEAGKPATAPGE from the coding sequence ATGGAAAATGAAGCGCGTTACGCTGTTGTAGGCGGTATTGTGCTGTTACTATTGGCTTTGTTGGCTGGTACAGTGGTGTGGTTAATGGGCGGCACTGACAAAACAGAATATCGCTATTATTCAATTTATTTTCATAAACAGTCTATGGACGGTTTGGACGCCAAAAGTGCCGTTAAATTACGCGGGGTAAAAGTGGGCGATGTAACCGAGTTTACGTTTGTAAAAGGATCTAAAGAAGCCGTTAGAGTTAACATTAAAGTCGATGCGAATACGCCGGTTCACAGCGACACTACGGCGGTAATTAATCGCAATTTAATAACCGGCATTGCCATGGTAGAACTTAATAATACCGATGTTCAAAGCCCTTTGTTAACCAATGTGGCCGACGGTGAGCTCTATCCCTTAATTCAAGAAGGCAGTTCTGATTTAGAAAAAGTAGCCACAGACGCGACTAAGGTGGTGCAAAGCAGTTCGGAAATGTTGGATAAAATCAATCTTATGCTTAATGATCAAAATCGTGATGCAGTAACGCAAATTTTACTCAATACAGCCACGTTTTCTGGGCAGTTAGTGCAACAACAAGACGCATTGGCCAGTACGTTAAATAGTTTTGAACGCGCCGCCACTCAAATTAATCAAACCGCCATAAGCCTTAAAAATACTACGGAACGTTTAGAGTCCAAATTTACGCAAGTGGGAGTGCAAAGCCAGGCAACACTTCAACAAGTATCGAGCAGTTTTATGGAGATTCAGCAACAGTCCACCGCATTATCGCTTGAGTTGCAAACATTAAGTCGGAGCGCTCAATTTCAGTTAAAGCTGATGGCCACCGACGTTCATGATGTAAGCGATGCACTCACGACTACCGGACAGCGTTACGCTAATCCAAGGGCGTTATTGCTAGAGGCCGGTAAACCCGCTACGGCACCCGGAGAATAA
- a CDS encoding ABC-type transport auxiliary lipoprotein family protein — translation MKFLPTLLVLSVLSAATLLNGCSVLGGISGSDKPVTTFVLSPEFSKADKLTGQTPLPYALVLAPVRSNSFDNREFLVFAKQDNTRGTYQYAQWSEKPSRRLDELIFSTLEHSNVYQTLAPLSADVVAQHLLVSELLEFYHDATNSPGLVTIKMRFSVYDQTQHALLARQTFTTQHGLDQFNAQGAAKAFNVAVGQQLYQLTKWLGDWQPKSN, via the coding sequence ATGAAGTTTTTACCCACATTATTGGTTTTAAGTGTTTTGAGTGCAGCCACTTTATTAAATGGTTGCAGTGTCTTGGGTGGCATATCGGGCAGTGATAAACCCGTCACAACATTTGTACTTTCCCCTGAATTTTCTAAGGCAGATAAGCTTACTGGGCAAACACCTTTGCCATATGCTTTAGTGTTAGCACCCGTGCGAAGCAACAGTTTTGATAATCGCGAATTTTTAGTGTTTGCAAAGCAAGACAATACTCGCGGCACTTATCAATATGCACAGTGGAGCGAAAAACCCAGCCGCCGCTTAGATGAACTCATTTTTAGTACATTAGAGCACTCTAACGTGTACCAAACTCTTGCTCCACTGAGTGCCGATGTAGTAGCGCAGCATTTATTGGTCAGCGAACTATTAGAGTTTTACCATGATGCAACCAACTCACCAGGCCTGGTAACAATAAAAATGCGGTTTAGTGTATACGATCAAACACAACATGCTTTGCTGGCGCGCCAAACGTTTACCACGCAGCACGGCCTTGACCAATTTAACGCACAGGGTGCTGCCAAAGCATTTAATGTTGCCGTGGGGCAGCAGTTGTATCAGTTAACAAAGTGGTTAGGCGATTGGCAACCTAAGTCCAATTAA
- a CDS encoding DUF2058 domain-containing protein, producing MAGSLFDQLKKAGLVDAQKAKNIKKQKYQQVKQSKGKSAESSLSLAAQQVAQVEQQKAERDRQLNLERQQVQLKKAQAAELRQIIESNRVTRYEGELQYSFADAQSVKTLQVSTKVRLQLIAGQLRIAKFDEGYVLISEEAAHKVQSRDETVLIALPKDSESELQGVTQEDQEYYARFKIPDDLVW from the coding sequence ATGGCGGGTTCTTTATTTGATCAACTTAAAAAAGCCGGTTTAGTGGATGCACAAAAAGCCAAAAATATAAAAAAACAAAAGTATCAACAGGTGAAACAAAGTAAAGGTAAAAGCGCTGAATCAAGCCTGAGTTTAGCGGCACAACAGGTGGCACAAGTTGAGCAGCAAAAAGCCGAGCGTGATCGTCAACTTAATCTTGAGCGTCAGCAAGTGCAGCTTAAAAAAGCCCAAGCGGCTGAGTTGCGACAAATTATTGAATCCAATCGTGTAACTCGTTATGAAGGTGAATTGCAGTACAGTTTTGCCGATGCACAAAGTGTTAAAACATTACAAGTAAGCACTAAGGTACGGCTACAATTGATTGCAGGTCAACTGCGCATTGCTAAATTTGACGAGGGATATGTTTTAATATCTGAAGAAGCGGCGCACAAAGTGCAGAGCCGAGATGAAACTGTGCTGATTGCCTTACCAAAAGATTCTGAAAGTGAGTTGCAAGGTGTAACACAAGAAGATCAGGAGTATTACGCGCGTTTTAAAATACCCGATGATTTGGTTTGGTAG
- a CDS encoding S49 family peptidase, translated as MEHDPQSGEVNSSKSSLSHSINENSIQNNGFDRLALAVESLVKQERWSRRFANILKLAIAAYVVFFVYLAVQSMSPSDAMQAQHGKDHVAVVKLEGAIMPGTKVSAEVINPLLQDAFAHPHSKAVVIQANSPGGSPVQSALINDEIERLKALHNKPVYVVVEDICASGCYYIAVAADTIYANEGSLIGSIGVRMDSFGVTELMQKIGIENRSMHAGAHKTFIDPFSPKDEEGRKFFQEKVLERTHQQFIAAVRAGRGDRIKEDKNTYTGLVWLGDEARDNGMIDGLGDLGHVARDVIGVKNIRYYEGEKSLIEELMGDISSETATKLSLYLSTMR; from the coding sequence ATGGAACATGACCCTCAAAGTGGTGAAGTAAACAGCTCTAAAAGTAGTTTAAGCCATTCAATTAACGAAAATTCGATTCAAAACAATGGATTTGACCGTTTAGCACTGGCCGTTGAATCGCTCGTCAAACAAGAGCGTTGGTCTCGTCGTTTTGCCAATATTTTAAAATTAGCCATTGCTGCCTATGTTGTTTTCTTTGTCTACTTAGCGGTTCAAAGCATGAGCCCCAGTGACGCCATGCAAGCACAGCATGGTAAAGATCATGTTGCGGTAGTTAAGCTCGAAGGAGCCATTATGCCGGGCACAAAAGTCAGTGCCGAGGTGATAAACCCTTTATTGCAAGACGCATTTGCTCATCCACACAGTAAAGCGGTCGTAATTCAAGCCAACTCACCCGGCGGCAGCCCTGTTCAATCAGCCCTTATAAATGATGAAATTGAGCGCCTAAAAGCATTACACAACAAACCAGTCTATGTTGTAGTAGAAGATATTTGCGCCTCTGGTTGCTATTACATTGCGGTGGCCGCAGACACTATTTACGCCAACGAAGGCTCTCTAATCGGTTCAATTGGCGTTCGCATGGACAGCTTTGGCGTGACCGAACTCATGCAAAAAATTGGCATTGAAAACCGCTCCATGCATGCCGGCGCACATAAAACCTTTATTGATCCCTTTAGCCCAAAAGACGAAGAAGGACGTAAATTCTTTCAAGAAAAAGTCCTTGAACGTACGCATCAACAATTTATTGCCGCCGTTCGCGCTGGACGAGGTGATCGAATTAAAGAAGATAAAAATACTTATACCGGTCTGGTTTGGCTGGGCGATGAAGCACGTGACAACGGCATGATTGATGGCTTAGGCGATTTAGGGCATGTGGCACGTGATGTTATTGGTGTTAAAAACATACGTTATTATGAAGGCGAAAAATCACTTATTGAAGAGCTTATGGGCGATATCAGCAGCGAAACGGCCACCAAATTATCACTCTACTTAAGCACAATGCGTTAG
- the uvrC gene encoding excinuclease ABC subunit UvrC: MTQENMPDTPPSLSKFAFDIEAFLKQLTQRPGVYQMLNTQGVIIYVGKAKNLKRRVSSYFKKNHEERKTTAMVAQVARIEITVTDTESEALILENTLIKRHKPKYNILFRDDKSYPYLFVSTGKPFPSLSYHRGAKRRVGEYFGPFPNANAVHQTLQSLQKLFLVRQCAESVFNHRSRPCLQYQIKRCSAPCVDGLITQAQYSEDVRHTMMFLEGKSFNVIDELAHKMERSAESLEFEQAALYRDKIGALRTVQNQHLINQPGVKDLDVIVSTEQANQICVCLMMYRGGNLWGSEHFYPKYLESATESEVLSAFIAQHYQSHTVPAEILLPLKLHEQSVLQAWLTHERQTAFKQGSSVALKQPTHATAKGLVQLALTNALSGLKQHLMQKATQADRVEALQESLSLACKPNYIECFDISHTQGDHTIASCVVFTDGVPNSQAYRKFNINGITPGDDYAAMFQAMSRRYSRLKNEQATLPDLIVVDGGKGQLNKAIEVLKLLELEHVPLVSVAKGEGRKAGLEILYTPHDEEGIDLQADDIALHLINHIRDEAHRFAITSHRAKRTKVQTHSSLEAIEGIGPKTRKTLLLHFGGLGEVKEASVSELSKVKGISRDKAERIYDFFHGAL; this comes from the coding sequence ATGACCCAAGAAAATATGCCTGATACTCCTCCATCTTTATCAAAATTTGCGTTTGACATAGAGGCTTTTTTAAAGCAATTGACGCAACGTCCTGGCGTGTATCAAATGCTTAACACACAAGGCGTAATTATTTACGTAGGTAAGGCTAAAAATCTTAAGCGTCGGGTGTCGAGTTATTTCAAAAAGAATCACGAAGAGCGCAAAACAACCGCCATGGTGGCGCAGGTAGCACGCATTGAAATAACCGTGACCGACACCGAAAGTGAAGCGCTTATTTTAGAAAATACGCTTATTAAACGCCATAAACCTAAATACAATATCTTGTTTAGAGATGATAAATCGTATCCGTATTTGTTTGTGTCCACGGGTAAGCCATTCCCATCCCTAAGTTATCATCGGGGCGCTAAGCGGCGAGTGGGCGAATATTTTGGCCCGTTTCCAAACGCGAATGCTGTGCATCAAACGCTTCAGTCACTTCAAAAACTTTTTCTGGTTAGGCAGTGTGCTGAAAGTGTGTTTAATCATCGTTCACGCCCATGCTTGCAATATCAAATAAAGCGATGCTCTGCACCCTGTGTAGACGGTTTGATAACTCAAGCGCAATACAGTGAAGACGTTAGACATACCATGATGTTTTTGGAAGGCAAAAGTTTTAACGTGATTGACGAGTTAGCGCATAAGATGGAGCGCTCAGCCGAGTCGTTGGAGTTTGAGCAGGCGGCTCTTTATCGCGATAAAATTGGTGCTTTGCGAACAGTACAAAATCAGCATTTAATCAATCAGCCTGGCGTTAAAGACTTGGACGTTATTGTCAGTACGGAGCAGGCCAATCAAATTTGCGTGTGTTTGATGATGTATCGAGGTGGAAACTTATGGGGTAGCGAGCATTTTTACCCTAAATACCTCGAATCTGCGACAGAATCGGAGGTGCTGTCTGCATTTATTGCCCAACATTATCAATCGCATACTGTACCAGCCGAAATTTTATTGCCACTAAAGCTCCATGAGCAGTCTGTTTTGCAGGCATGGTTAACGCACGAGCGTCAAACCGCCTTTAAGCAAGGCAGTTCTGTTGCACTAAAACAACCCACGCACGCAACAGCCAAAGGTTTAGTGCAATTGGCACTTACCAATGCATTGTCAGGTTTAAAACAGCATCTTATGCAAAAAGCCACCCAAGCAGATCGCGTTGAAGCTCTGCAAGAATCACTGTCATTGGCGTGCAAACCCAATTACATTGAGTGTTTTGATATCAGTCACACTCAAGGTGATCACACGATTGCCAGTTGCGTAGTGTTTACAGACGGTGTTCCCAACTCTCAGGCGTATCGAAAATTTAATATTAATGGCATAACGCCAGGAGACGATTATGCCGCCATGTTTCAGGCTATGTCTCGCCGTTACAGCCGTTTAAAAAACGAGCAGGCTACTTTGCCCGATTTAATTGTTGTCGATGGCGGCAAAGGCCAGCTGAATAAAGCCATTGAAGTGCTTAAACTGCTTGAACTGGAGCACGTGCCGTTGGTTTCGGTGGCAAAAGGTGAGGGACGCAAAGCGGGTCTAGAAATTTTGTACACGCCCCATGACGAAGAGGGTATTGATTTGCAAGCCGATGATATTGCGTTGCATCTAATTAATCATATTCGTGATGAGGCTCACCGTTTTGCTATTACTTCGCATCGCGCTAAACGCACTAAAGTACAAACGCACTCATCACTAGAGGCGATTGAAGGTATTGGTCCTAAAACACGAAAAACTTTATTATTGCATTTTGGCGGGCTGGGCGAGGTCAAAGAAGCATCCGTGTCTGAGTTGTCAAAAGTAAAAGGCATTAGCCGAGACAAAGCCGAACGGATTTATGATTTTTTTCATGGTGCACTATAA